One Rhizoctonia solani chromosome 1, complete sequence DNA window includes the following coding sequences:
- a CDS encoding NmrA-like family domain-containing protein 1, which produces MPAKVVALAGASGYVGKAFVDAFLKLNAFQVRLSTLHPYQDYKKRGASLHAISYDDEASLVKALDGVDVLVSSVAATALTSAQIPLVKASKKAGVKVFFPSEYGGHFPEDTPSPILRQKKEVVKSAQEHGLPVAILNNGGFPEYISIPPLGFEFADKKVTIWGEGNTKISWTTVKSVANWLANVLKSVPVLQLQNKDISIEGSSSTLNEIDKLQVHRSLKELDDRIGADPNDFLAILLRGFDAGHACVGGKDNVLYPNWKPDSVESIL; this is translated from the exons ATGCCCGCTAAAGTCGTCGCACTCGCTGGAGCCAGCGGCTATGTCGGAAAAGCGTTTGTCGACGCGTTCCTCAAACTGAACGCGTTCCAAGTCCGCTT ATCGACACTGCACCCATACCAAGACTACAAGAAACGTGGCGCTTCGTTGCACGCCATCTCTTATGATGACGAAGCCAGTCTCGTCAAAGCACTGGATGGTGTCGACGTATTAGTTTCAAGCGTTGCAGCGACGGCCTTGACATCCGCTCAG ATCCCTCTTGTTAAAGCATCCAAGAAAGCAGGCGTCAAGGTTTTCTTCCCAAGTGAATACGGCGGA CACTTCCCTGAAGACACCCCTTCCCCTATTCTCCGACAAAAGAAAGAGGTTGTGAAGAGTGCCCAAGAGCACGGGCTCCCTGTGGCCATACTCAACAATGGAGGGTTTCCTGAGTACATATCCATTCC TCCCCTTGGTTTTGAATTTGCTGATAAGAAAGTCACAATATGGGGAGAGGGGAACACCAAGATCTCATGGACGACTGTAAAATCAGTCGCAAA CTGGCTTGCAAATGTTCTCAAGTCTGTCCCAGTCTTGCAACTTCAGAATAAGGACATCTCAATTGAAGGAAGCTCCTCAACATTGAATGAAATA GATAAGCTCCAGGTTCACCGGAGCTTGAAAGAACTAGACGATCGCATTGGTGCGGATCCAAACGATTTTCTTGCTATTCTACTCCGTGGATTCGACGCTGGTCATGCATGTGTTGGAGGAAAAGACAATGTGCTTTACCCCAACTGGAAGCCTGACTCCGTAGAGAGTATCCTTTAA
- a CDS encoding Reverse transcriptase (RNA-dependent DNA polymerase) yields MTDNPEPKGKGISSRFSNILRRSTRSTSDLTGIHEHDIASEYPTVRKVIKKPKNNDSNDSISIYASDDSDKKPRKIANVPNRKPAHKNPFSAIPSGGTQEAVASALAVIDRISDYTLSPPPTVPLVASPPRSPGVANAGITLVISSSQESEQVRDAGAALAQLTEYTLDDEPIHSPPRIAPVEMEAISRPGSTTPTRNRTRPTERQVTPMEDWVFSSQELHWFKRLEAGGYPDNEALERCIKYYTITNQAIANIIENRQLYDNTDEETSSTNAFIQKIEKLGNQISSIAENALYNGTEAGPSRPESPMKQDEEEDTYMGEPEPGPNQPNPLTTEICWGTDAKPGEWGGYTNPPAPTHPTIADPTQSMLQAILTKMGQLDDIKSRLDKLEGKSPQVHTAQTSTFANVAAKAPAKAPEVKASNIAAAIKRDIAKPAPAQSDDKNFVVRFKTLPVTQPNPESIFVAMRECLDAANRNLGKGRLTRVRWSLKASLHLSFSNNVSVTAIENAIPLLMDRLRLPEYDFGPEVPWSRLVVTNVPTGMGGSLQRMRNREELTQLLNEAFPDSAKFGSVKLTLAPDWLADPARLQAEGRNASTVSFAFEDAGGNAKSRSSTQNPYSKPARNASATDTPNANAEPKNPAATNADVTTTQPKNTTRTTALAASVTAKATRANAFTAHPAASTAIASIPPIAPRCPNSDAPSRKLLLTGPQTAMTERHCIQLNVAGCNPRMHALLNEPLYAHFDIFIFQDICVAIYIRKERNIHAQFSNCVPTHRDILAVDLFLDNHKFTIVNAYAHGKEAHKTINHLTNEIIPIDRPLILTGDFNLHHPDWALDGSKWKNRHPNQTEREFRDYAEFNDLTIMNHTSHPTRIASNPASNSIIDLTFLNNRAVEAWPDFNWEVDTPSTGRSCGSDHMAITWSIQPFDQDEPVEEAILTSHRPIDPKREDKWVEAYAKALKKFDLPEDPNTAEDADLITGAILEAMSTATIKTMPDGNKKRKVTDRRDPHGGTPSAQARSTISNITPRTAPENNFAQRYAAPSDAHVEATEIGKRRSLLPPIKSPDGGLTATHPHHKAENLAKQFFPSIANPNISLHPLGIRAMTKRPFQEISTDEIANAIKCTSNKSSPGAFGSNYRLLKWAFWCDTSIFVNLFNLCLRIGYHPSVLRNCVIAPIPKPRCQDMSLPKNYRPIALLETLSKLLEKVITTRITFEAGKHSLIPHSQFGGKDITSCTDAGLCMIHDIKTHWKSNHRVSLITLDVSGYFNNVDHRRLIYTLDRMGYPNQICNWLRSYLSHRTAQFRVDGHLCPPIALPPVGIPQGSPLSPILSSLYSTPLLIAAQDPHAQSFAYIDDFTILAWGKSHEYNVATMRRIATCVSHTASQLGLEFEIDKSDLIHFYRHSNHSSNPSLHLTLNGKNYTILPQGCIRWLGFYLDRKLTFKEHISNSTNKAKAIIAGLGMLANTQRGLTIKHARILYLTCVIPILTYGSPLWFLGRRQKSLLEPLRKVQNQGLRWLLGAFKTTPIPCLEHLASIPPIHITCQKLIMNYSAKLRTIPKSSEVAKRLPASWDTHTPTLNSNRINKAKSLQSPIHFIASHTIPFPDQIKIKDTSDGLKRDEYRDKILSEISVLEDCHASVLGYSDGHAAVSNGIRKVGVGYVIRAGKRTLSSSSIGIGPRANIYDAEMLGILLAFMKAKQIAEIQGYRKIRIYCDNQAAVRSIADLSRHPCQFASRVFVPAAKAFVEGHPERSIHITWTPGHNGVEGNETADRLANEGARVTPTPIFNRTITWAREQATRKTVRSWKKAWHDHTESRINSKYYIPRPPALKLHPIFNTSKLGRDLECRLVQYLTGHGHYGEYHAQFHHDVDPGALAGNRTRPYFI; encoded by the exons atgaccgacaatcctgagcccaagggcaaaggcatTAGTTCGCGCTTTTCGAACATTTTGCGTCGTTCTACTCGCTCTACCTCTGACTTGACTGGCATACACGAACACGATATCGCATCTGAATACCCGACTGTTAGAAAAGTTATCAAAAAACCCAAAAACAACGACTCTAATGACTCCATATCTATTTACGCCTCCGATGACTCCGACAAAAAACCTAGAAAAATAGCCAACGTTCCCAATCGTAAGCCTGCACACAAAAACCCATTCTCTGCCATCCCTAGTGGAGGCACACAAGAGGCAGTCGCCAGCGCGCTAGCCGTAATTGACCGCATTTCGGACTACACCCTTAGCCCACCCCCTACAGTTCCTCTCGTCGCAAGCCCGCCGAGAAGCCCTGGCGTCGCAAACGCCGGCATCACACTGGTCATCAGCTCCTCACAAGAGTCCGAACAGGTTAGAGATGCCGGCGCGGCGCTGGCGCAACTCACGGAATATACGTTGGACGATGAACCCATCCATAGCCCCCCCAGGATCGCACCTGTTGAAATGGAGGCCATATCCAGGCCAGGATCCACTACCCCCACCCGAAACCGCACGAGACCCACCGAAAGACAAGTTACTCCAATGGAAGACTGGGTCTTCAGCAGTCAAGAACTACACTGGTTCAAACGCCTCGAGGCTGGAGGCTACCCCGACAACGAAGCCCTCGAGCGCtgcatcaaatactataccaTCACCAACCAAGCCATCGCCAACATTATCGAGAACAGGCAACTATACGATAATACCGACGAAGAAACGAGCAGCACCAATGCCTTCATTCAAAAAATCGAAAAACTCGGCAACCAAATCTCTTCAATCGCCGAAAACGCGCTTTACAACGGCACGGAAGCAGGACCAAGTCGTCCAGAATCACCGATGAAgcaagacgaagaggaagacacATACATGGGCGAACCCGAACCCGGCCCGAACCAACCCAACCCCCTAACCACTGAAATCTGCTGGGGAACCGACGCTAAACCAGGCGAGTGGGGAGGTTACACCAACCCACCAGCACCAACACACCCAACCATTGCCGATCCCACCCAATCCATGCTCCAGGCGATTTTAACCAAGATGGGGCAGCTCGACGACATCAAGTCCCGACTAGACAAGCTCGAAGGCAAATCGCCGCAGGTACACACTGCACAAACGAGCAC CTTTGCCAATGTCGCGGCGAAGGCGCCAGCCAAAGCCCCGGAGGTCAAAGCCTCTAACATTGCCGCTGCCATCAAGAGGGACATCGCCAAACCGGCGCCCGCACAGAGCGACGACAAGAATTTTGTCGTTCGCTTCAAAACTTTACCCGTCACCCAACCTAACCCCGAAAGCATATTCGTGGCCATGCGGgaatgccttgatgccgcAAACCGCAACCTCGGCAAGGGCAGACTCACCAGAGTCCGGTGGTCACTAAAGGCAAGCCTCCACCTTTCCTTCTCTAATAATGTCTCCGTCACGGCGATTGAAAACGCCATCCCACTGCTCATGGATCGTCTACGACTCCCTGAGTACGATTTCGGACCTGAGGTCCCATGGAGCAGACTAGTCGTCACAAACGTCCCCACCGGGATGGGCGGCTCACTGCAACGCATGCGCAACCGCGAGGAGCTAACACAGCTCCTCAACGAAGCCTTCCCTGACTCCGCCAAATTTGGCTCAGTCAAACTTACCCTCGCACCCGACTGGCTAGCAGACCCCGCGCGATTACAAGCCGAGGGACGCAATGCCTCTACTGTCTCGTTTGCCTTCGAAGACGCAGGAG GAAATGCGAAATCAAGAAGTTCAACCCAAAACCCCTACTCCAAACCTGCTCGAAATGCGTCCGCTACGGACACACCGAACGCCAATGCCGAACCAAAAAACCCCGCTGCCACAAATGCGGACGTAACAACCACACAACCGAAGAACACAACGCGGACAACTGCCCTCGCTGCATCCGTGACGGCAAAGGCAACCCGTGCGAATGCATTTACTGCACATCCTGCAGCCTCCACGGCCATCGCTTCAATACCCCCGATTGCCCCAAGATGTCCGAATTCCGACGCCCCATCACGCAAATTGTTGCTAACCGGTCCGCAAACCGCAATGACTGAAAGACACTGCATCCAACTTAACGTCGCAGGCTGCAACCCGCGCATGCACGCCCTGCTCAACGAACCCCTATACGCGCACTTTGACATTTTTATTTTCCAGGACATCTG CGTCGCTATTTATATCCGAAAAGAGCGCAACATTCATGCCCAATTCTCCAACTGCGTCCCGACTCACCGCGATATCCTCGCAGTTGACCTCTTCCTCGACAACCACAAATTCACCATCGTCAACGCCTACGCACACGGAAAAGAGGCACACAAAACCATAAATCACCTCACTAACGAAATCATACCTATCGATCGACCTCTCATCCTCACCGGCGACTTCAACCTCCACCACCCAGACTGGGCCCTAGACGGTTCCAAATGGAAAAACAGACACCCGAACCAAACGGAAAGGGAGTTTAGAGATTACGCTGAGTTCAACGATCTTACAATTATGAACCACACCTCGCACCCCACCCGCATTGCATCTAACCCCGCTTCCAACTCCATTATCGATCTTACGTTTCTTAACAATAGGGCCGTCGAGGCGTGGCCCGACTTCAACTGGGAAGTAGACACGCCATCGACCGGCAGATCATGCGGCTCGGACCACATGGCCATCACATGGTCAATCCAGCCGTTCGATCAAGACGAACCTGTCGAAGAAGCGATTCTCACGTCGCACAGGCCAATCGACCCCAAGCGGGAGGACAAATGGGTCGAAGCATACGCCAAAGCCCTCAAGAAATTTGACCTCCCCGAAGATCCCAATACCGCCGAAGACGCCGACTTGATCACGGGGGCGATCCTGGAGGCCATGTCAACCGCGACGATCAAAACGATGCCCGACGGCaacaagaaaagaaaagtaACGGACCGCCGCGATCCCCATGGTGGAACGCCGAGTGCTCAGGCGCGCTCAACGATCTCAAACATAACCCCGAGAACCGCACCCGAGAACAACTTCGCTCAACGTTACGCGGCGCCATCAGACGCGCACGTCGAAGCCACGGAGATC GGGAAGCGCCGGTCCTTACTGCCCCCGATCAAAAGCCCCGATGGAGGCCTCACAGCCACACACCCGCACCACAAAGCCGAAAACCTGGCTAAGCAATTCTTTCCGTCTATTGCCAACCCTAATATATCTCTACACCCACTAGGAATCAGGGCCATGACCAAACGCCCATTCCAGGAGATATCCACAGACGAAATTGCCAATGCCATCAAATGCACTTCCAACAAATCCTCCCCTGGCGCATTTGGCTCAAACTACAGGCTCCTCAAATGGGCCTTCTGGTGCGACACTAGTATCTTTGTCAACCTATTCAACCTCTGTTTGAGAATTGGCTACCATCCCTCAGTGCTGCGTAACTGCGTCATTGCCCCCATCCCAAAGCCCCGTTGCCAAGACATGTCCCTACCCAAAAACTATCGTCCCATTGCTTTACTAGAGACGCTATCCAAACTTCTAGAGAAGGTTATCACAACTCGAATCACCTTTGAGGCTGGCAAGCACTCGCTCATCCCACACAGCCAGTTTGGGGGTAAAGACATCACCTCTTGCACCGACGCTGGGTTATGCATGATCCACGACATCAAAACTCACTGGAAGTCCAACCACAGGGTCTCTCTTATCACCCTGGACGTGTCCGGATACTTCAACAACGTGGATCACAGGAGGCTAATTTACACTCTGGATCGCATGGGGTACCCCAATCAAATTTGCAATTGGCTCAGATCTTACCTCAGCCATAGAACTGCACAATTTAGAGTGGACGGTCACCTCTGCCCTCCTATAGCCCTCCCACCTGTGGGAATTCCCCAAGGTTCTCCTCTATCCCCCATTTTATCCTCATTATACTCCACCCCACTCCTCATTGCTGCACAAGACCCACACGCACAGTCCTTTGCCTACATAGACGACTTCACCATTTTGGCGTGGGGGAAGTCTCATGAGTATAATGTGGCTACAATGCGGCGGATAGCCACTTGTGTGTCTCACACAGCCTCCCAACTTGGCTTAGAATTTGAAATTGATAAGTCTGACTTAATACATTTCTACCGCCACTCTAACCACTCTTCCAACCCCAGTCTTCATCTTACCCTGAATGGCAAGAACTATACCATACTGCCCCAAGGATGCATTCGTTGGCTAGGATTCTACTTAGATAGGAAGCTCACGTTCAAAGAGCATATCTCTAACTCCACCaacaaagccaaagccaTCATAGCTGGACTAGGAATGCTAGCCAACACACAGCGCGGACTTACCATCAAACACGCGCGCATCCTATACCTCACCTGCGTCATCCCAATCCTTACATATGGATCCCCTCTGTGGTTTCTGGGGCGCAGACAGAAGTCGTTGCTCGAACCGCTTAGGAAGGTCCAGAACCAAGGACTGAGATGGCTTCTTGGAGCCTTCAAAACCACTCCTATCCCCTGTCTTGAACACCTAGCCTCCATCCCGCCCATACACATCACGTGCCAGAAGCTTATCATGAACTACTCGGCTAAACTTAGAACCATCCCCAAGTCATCCGAAGTTGCTAAACGTCTCCCAGCGTCATGGGACACGCATACACCTACCCTTAACAGCAACAGGATTAACAAGGCCAAGAGCTTACAATCCCCCATCCACTTCATTGCATCACATA CAATCCCGTTCCCTGatcaaatcaaaatcaaggacACCTCCGACGGCCTCAAACGCGACGAATACCGCGACAAAATCCTATCCGAAATTAGCGTACTGGAAGATTGTCATGCCAGCGTTCTTGGCTATTCAGATGGGCACGCGGCGGTGTCCAATGGCATTCGGAAAGTCGGCGTCGGCTACGTTATACGAGCCGGAAAAAGGACTTTGTCATCGTCGTCGATTGGAATCGGACCACGAGCGAACATATACGATGCGGAAATGCTGGGAATTCTCTTAGCGTTCATGAAAGCTAAACAAATAGCCGAAATCCAAGGATATCGTAAAATACGAATATACTGCGATAATCAAGCCGCTGTTAGATCCATTGCCGACCTATCTCGACACCCGTGCCAGTTCGCCTCCAGAGTTTTCGTCCccgccgccaaggcattcGTAGAGGGACACCCCGAACGATCCATTCATATCACCTGGACGCCCGGGCACAACGGAGTCGAAGGCAACGAAACAGCGGACCGGCTGGCGAACGAAGGAGCTAGAGTTACTCCGACCCCTATATTCAACCGCACCATCACGTGGGCTAGAGAACAAGCCACACGGAAGACCGTACGATCTTGGAAGAAAGCGTGGCACGATCACACCGAATCCAGAATTAACTCCAAATACTACATACCCCGCCCCCCCGCCCTAAAGCTACACCCGATCTTTAACACCAGTAAGCTGGGCAGGGACCTCGAGTGTCGCCTCGTGCAGTACCTCACGGGGCATGGACATTATGGAGAGTACCACGCCCAATTCCATCACGACGTCGACCCAGGTGCGCTTGCGGGGAATCGGACGAGACCATATTTCATTTAA
- a CDS encoding pathogenesis-related protein PR5K (thaumatin family) yields MHFSITATFSALAFLASAVQVSHTITLRNNCGWALACASITTAGHLTLEQHVLTFQQNHQRVLFVPDGWDGRVCDVTASGSCANNCYGACSMAEFNMNSGGLNWYDISNILAYTVPQKISSSCDSVTCTSAGCPCNQAYRPGDKTGTCGGTGPLDQAVRACGGNDFTITYCP; encoded by the exons ATGCACTTTTCTATCACCGCTACTTTCTCTGCTCTTGCGTTCTTGGCCTCTGCCGTTCAAGTATCGCATACAATTACTTTGAGG AACAATTGCGGTTG GGCGTTGGCTTGCGCGTCGATAACTACAGCGGGTCACCTTACACTGGAGCAGCACGTGTTGACGTTCCAGCAAAATCATCAAAGAGTGTTGTTTGTGCCAGATGGCTGGGACGGGCGTGTCTGCGATGTCACCGCTTCTGGATCTTGCGCCAACAATTGCTATGGA GCATGCTCTATGGCCGAGTTTAACATGAACTCTGGTGGTCTCAACTGGTACGACATATCCAACATCCTAGCTTACACCGTG CCCCAAAAGATCAGCAGCAGCTGCGATTCTGTGACTTGCACGTCGGCTGGTTGCCCTTGCAACCAG GCTTACCGCCCTGGCGACAAAACTGGCACTTGCGGAGGCACCGGACCCCTAGACCAAGCTGTTAGAGCTTGTGGTGGTAATGATTTTACTATCACTTATTGCCCGTAA